The following proteins are encoded in a genomic region of Thioclava nitratireducens:
- the thiM gene encoding hydroxyethylthiazole kinase — MEDPGQYLAAMRQTAPLVHNITNYVAMNVMANVLLASGASPAMVHAREEAAEFAGLAQALSINIGTVSPPWAEAMAAAAKVASAQGTPWVLDPVAVGATDYRRALGARLVELRPTAIRGNASEILALAGEAGAGKGADSTESVETAEGAARALARMSGAVIAVTGAVDFVTDGERAARVANGHAMMPRVTALGCSLTGLVAAFLAGQPRFEAVVAALAYFGLAGESAGASASGPGSFQVAFLDALYAIDAEALSAGARIESA; from the coding sequence ATGGAAGATCCCGGACAATATCTCGCGGCGATGCGGCAGACCGCGCCGCTCGTTCACAACATCACCAATTACGTCGCGATGAACGTGATGGCGAATGTTCTGCTCGCCTCCGGCGCCTCGCCCGCGATGGTGCATGCGCGCGAGGAGGCGGCCGAGTTCGCCGGACTCGCGCAGGCGCTCAGCATCAATATCGGCACGGTGTCGCCGCCCTGGGCGGAGGCGATGGCGGCGGCGGCCAAGGTCGCGAGCGCGCAGGGAACCCCGTGGGTGCTAGACCCTGTCGCGGTCGGCGCGACGGATTATCGGCGTGCGCTCGGTGCGCGGCTCGTGGAACTGCGCCCGACGGCAATCCGCGGCAACGCGTCGGAGATCCTTGCGCTTGCGGGCGAGGCTGGCGCGGGGAAAGGGGCGGATTCCACTGAGAGTGTCGAGACCGCGGAAGGCGCCGCGCGGGCCTTGGCCCGGATGAGCGGGGCCGTAATTGCGGTGACCGGCGCGGTCGATTTTGTGACGGATGGGGAGCGCGCTGCGCGGGTCGCCAATGGCCATGCGATGATGCCGCGCGTGACCGCTCTGGGCTGTTCGCTGACTGGTCTGGTGGCTGCGTTTCTCGCAGGACAGCCTCGCTTCGAGGCGGTCGTCGCGGCGCTGGCTTATTTTGGGCTCGCCGGGGAGAGCGCCGGGGCGAGTGCCTCAGGCCCGGGAAGTTTTCAGGTCGCGTTCCTCGATGCGCTCTATGCGATCGACGCCGAGGCGCTGAGCGCCGGAGCTCGGATCGAATCCGCATGA